The following proteins are encoded in a genomic region of Chloracidobacterium sp.:
- a CDS encoding sigma-54-dependent Fis family transcriptional regulator, with protein MQDQFVISNADTFSDALEEKIARFAKVPHYVLITGERGTGKTTIAKRLHELSDRRNTPFVNLNCASFSAELLESELFGYEKGAFTGATTPKAGLFEICSGGTLFLDEIGELSHGLQAKLLKAVEEKRIRRVGGTSERSIEVRVIAATSRDLLGMVRNGEFRPDLFDRLNILQLETIPLRHQRERIESLLNEQLEKERTSVGRTEPFVIDKDAMRFLQALEWKGNYRELRNFATRLAVDAFDEGFITLENVKRLSSVENDAGISKENPAESKPIQCNLITITLDPEKDDLETIYIKAAATFIEHTLKHSNGSFRGAARSLGITHSTISRILKKRQNQISDFSHNQRNASFAAAA; from the coding sequence ATGCAAGACCAATTTGTAATTTCGAATGCCGATACATTTTCGGATGCTTTAGAAGAGAAGATCGCCCGATTCGCCAAGGTTCCTCACTATGTCCTCATTACCGGCGAGCGCGGTACCGGCAAGACGACAATTGCCAAACGGCTGCACGAGTTGAGCGACAGACGAAATACACCATTCGTAAACCTGAATTGTGCAAGTTTTTCGGCGGAGTTGCTGGAGTCCGAGTTATTTGGATATGAGAAAGGTGCATTCACTGGAGCAACTACCCCCAAAGCAGGGCTGTTTGAGATATGCAGCGGCGGCACTCTTTTTCTGGATGAGATCGGCGAACTGTCTCATGGACTTCAGGCAAAGCTGTTGAAGGCTGTCGAAGAAAAACGAATTCGGCGGGTCGGCGGGACGAGTGAACGCAGCATCGAGGTTCGCGTGATCGCCGCCACATCGAGGGACCTTCTCGGAATGGTGCGAAACGGCGAGTTTCGACCCGACCTGTTTGACCGCCTCAATATCCTTCAACTCGAAACGATTCCGTTGCGGCATCAGAGGGAACGGATCGAAAGTCTGCTCAATGAGCAGCTTGAAAAGGAACGCACATCGGTTGGTCGGACCGAACCGTTCGTCATCGACAAAGATGCTATGCGATTCCTACAAGCATTGGAGTGGAAAGGAAACTATCGCGAATTGCGAAACTTCGCCACGCGTCTTGCAGTTGACGCTTTTGACGAAGGCTTCATCACGCTTGAAAACGTAAAAAGGTTGAGTTCAGTGGAGAATGATGCTGGAATTTCTAAGGAAAATCCTGCTGAATCAAAGCCCATTCAGTGTAACCTAATTACCATAACGCTCGATCCCGAAAAGGACGACCTAGAAACGATCTATATCAAGGCGGCAGCAACATTTATTGAACATACTTTGAAGCATTCAAACGGCAGTTTTAGAGGCGCGGCACGATCACTGGGAATTACTCATTCGACAATTTCCAGGATTCTAAAGAAGCGTCAGAACCAGATCTCAGATTTTTCTCACAATCAGCGAAACGCGTCATTTGCCGCCGCAGCTTAA